One segment of Drosophila ananassae strain 14024-0371.13 chromosome 3R, ASM1763931v2, whole genome shotgun sequence DNA contains the following:
- the LOC6498172 gene encoding myosin heavy chain, muscle isoform X14, with amino-acid sequence MPKPAPNLEDEDPTPYLFVSLEQRRIDQSKPYDSKKNCWVPDEKEGYLLGEIKATKGDIVSVGLPGGETRDFKKDQLQQVNPPKYEKAEDMSNLTYLNDASVLHNLRQRYYNKLIYTYSGLFCVAINPYKRYPVYTNRCAKMYRGKRRNEVPPHIFAISDGAYVDMLTNHVNQSMLITGESGAGKTENTKKVIAYFATVGASTKKDESQKNKGSLEDQVVQTNPVLEAFGNAKTVRNDNSSRFGKFIRIHFGPTGKLAGADIETYLLEKARVISQQSLERSYHIFYQIMSGSVAGVKDICLLTDNIYDYHIVSQGKVTVPSIDDAEEFSLTDQAFDILGFTKQEKEDVYRITAAVMHMGGMKFKQRGREEQAEQDGEEEGGRVSKLFGCDTAELYKNLLKPRIKVGNEFVTQGRNVQQVTNSIGALCKGVFDRLFKWLVKKCNETLDTQQKRQHFIGVLDIAGFEIFDYNGFEQLCINFTNEKLQQFFNHHMFVLEQEEYKKEGINWDFIDFGMDLLACIDLIEKPMGILSILEEESMFPKATDQTFSEKLTNTHLGKSAPFQKPKPPKPGQQAAHFAIGHYAGVVAYNITGWLEKNKDPLNDTVVDQFKKSQNKLLIEIFADHAGQSGGGEQAKGGRGKKGGGFATVSSAYKEQLNSLMTTLRSTQPHFVRCIIPNEMKQPGLVDAHLVMHQLTCNGVLEGIRICRKGFPNRMVYPDFKMRYMILAPAIMAAEKVAKNAAGKCLEAVGLDPDMYRIGHTKVFFRAGVLGQMEEFRDERLGKIMSWMQAWARGYLSRKGFKKLQEQRVALKVVQRNLRKYLQLRTWPWYKLWQKVKPLLNVSRIEDEIARLEEKAKKAEELHAAEVKVRKELEALNAKLLAEKTALLDSLSGEKGQLQDFQERNAKLTAQKNDLENQLRDIQERLTQEEDARNQLFQQKKKADQEISGLKKDIEDLELNVQKAEQDKATKDHQIRNLNDEIAHQDELINKLNKEKKMQGESNQKTGEELQAAEDKINHLNKVKAKLEQTLDELEDSLEREKKVRGDVEKSKRKVEGDLKLTQEAVADLERNKKELEQTIQRKDKELCSITAKLEDEQVVVGKHQRQIKELQARIEELEEEVEAERQARAKAEKQRADLARELEELGERLEEAGGATSAQIELNKKREAELSKLRRDLEEANIQHESTLANLRKKHNDAVAEMAEQVDQLNKLKAKAEKEKNEYYGQLNDLRAGVDHITNEKAAQEKIAKQLQHTLNEVQSKLDETNRTLNDFDASKKKLSIENSDLLRQLEEAESQVSQLSKIKISLTTQLEDTKRLADEESRERATLLGKFRNLEHDLDNLREQVEEEAEGKADLQRQLSKANAEAQVWRSKYESDGVARSEELEEAKRKLQARLAEAEETIESLNQKCIGLEKTKQRLSTEVEDLQLEVDRANAIANAAEKKQKAFDKIIGEWKLKVDDLAAELDASQKECRNYSTELFRLKGAYEEGQEQLEAVRRENKNLADEVKDLLDQIGEGGRNIHEIEKARKRLEAEKDELQAALEEAEAALEQEENKVLRAQLELSQVRQEIDRRIQEKEEEFENTRKNHQRALDSMQASLEAEAKGKAEALRMKKKLEADINELEIALDHANKANAEAQKNIKRYQQQLKDIQTALEEEQRARDDAREQLGISERRANALQNELEESRTLLEQADRGRRQAEQELADAHEQLNEVSAQNASISAAKRKLESELQTLHSDLDELLNEAKNSEEKAKKAMVDAARLADELRAEQDHAQTQEKLRKALEQQIKELQVRLDEAEANALKGGKKAIQKLEQRVRELENELDGEQRRHADAQKNLRKSERRIKELSFQSEEDRKNHERMQDLVDKLQQKIKTYKRQIEEAEEIAALNLAKFRKAQQELEEAEERADLAEQAISKFRAKGRAGSVGRGASPAPRATSVRPQFDGLAFPPRFDLAPENEF; translated from the exons ATGCCGAAGCCAGCTCCAAATCTTGAGGATGAGGATCCCACCCCATACCTGTTCGTGTCTTTGGAACAGAGACGTATCGATCAATCGAAACCCTATGACTCCAAGAAGAACTGTTGGGTCCCCGACGAGAAGGAGGGTTATCTCCTTGGTGAGATCAAGGCCACCAAGGGCGATATCGTCTCCGTCGGCTTGCCTGGTGGAGAG acACGAGACTTCAAGAAAGATCAGCTCCAGCAAGTGAACCCTCCAAAATACGAAAAAGCTGAGGATATGTCCAACTTGACATACCTTAACGATGCCTCTGTGCTCCATAACTTGAGACAGAGATACTACAACAAGCTCATCTAC ACCTACTCTGGTCTTTTCTGCGTTGCCATCAATCCTTACAAGCGCTACCCCGTATATACCAACCGTTGCGCTAAGATGTACCGTGGCAAGCGCCGTAATGAGGTGCCACCCCATATTTTCGCCATCTCTGACGGTGCCTACGTCGACATGTTGACCAACCACGTGAATCAATCTATGTTGATCACCGGTGAGTCTGGTGCCGGAAAGACTGAGAACACCAAGAAGGTCATTGCGTACTTCGCCACTGTTGGCGCTTCCACCAAGAAGGATGAATCGCAGAAGAACAAGGGTTCCCTGGAAGATCAGGTTGTGCAGACTAACCCTGTGCTTGAGGCTTTCGGTAACGCCAAGACCGTGCGTAACGATAACTCCTCTCGTTTC GGTAAATTCATCCGTATCCACTTCGGACCTACTGGTAAACTGGCTGGTGCTGATATTGAGACCT ATCTGCTGGAGAAGGCCCGTGTCATCTCCCAGCAGTCCCTGGAGCGTTCCTACCACATCTTCTACCAGATCATGTCTGGCTCCGTTGCCGGTGTTAAAG ACATTTGTCTGTTGACCGATAACATCTACGATTACCACATTGTCTCCCAGGGCAAGGTCACTGTACCCAGTATCGATGATGCTGAGGAGTTCTCCCTCACCGAT CAAGCCTTCGACATTCTGGGCTTCACCAAGCAGGAGAAGGAGGATGTGTACAGGATCACCGCCGCTGTCATGCACATGGGTGGCATGAAGTTCAAGCAACGTGGTCGCGAGGAGCAGGCTGAGCAGGACGGTGAGGAGGAGGGTGGCCGTGTGTCTAAGCTGTTCGGCTGCGACACCGCTGAGCTGTACAAGAACTTGCTCAAGCCCCGCATCAAGGTCGGTAACGAGTTCGTCACCCAGGGCCGTAACGTCCAGCAGGTCACCAACTCGATCGGTGCCCTCTGCAAGGGTGTCTTCGATCGTCTGTTCAAGTGGCTGGTCAAGAAGTGTAACGAGACTCTGGATACCCAGCAGAAGCGTCAGCACTTCATTGGTGTACTGGATATTGCTGGTTTTGAAATCTTCGAC TACAACGGCTTCGAACAACTGTGTATTAACTTCACCAATGAGAAACTGCAACAGTTCTTTAACCATCACATGTTCGTCTTGGAACAAGAGGAGTACAAGAAGGAGGGTATTAACTGGGACTTTATCGATTTCGGTATGGACTTGCTGGCCTGTATCGATCTGATTGAAAAG CCTATGGGTATCCTGTCCATCCTTGAAGAAGAGTCTATGTTCCCCAAGGCCACCGATCAGACCTTCTCGGAGAAGCTGACCAACACCCATTTGGGCAAGTCGGCTCCATTCCAGAAGCCCAAGCCCCCAAAGCCCGGCCAGCAGGCTGCCCACTTTGCCATCGGCCATTATGCTGGTGTTGTCGCTTACAACATCACCGGTTGGTTGGAGAAGAACAAGGATCCTCTGAACGACACTGTTGTCGACCAGTTCAAGAAGTCTCAGAACAAGCTGCTGATCGAAATCTTCGCCGATCACGCCGGACAGTCGGGCGGCGGTGAACAGGCCAAGGGAGGTCGTGGCAAGAAGGGTGGTGGCTTCGCCACTGTGTCCTCTGCCTACAAGGAGCAGTTGAACAGCTTGATGACCACTCTGCGCTCCACTCAGCCTCACTTCGTCCGTTGCATCATTCCCAACGAGATGAAGCAGCCTGGACTTGTTGATGCCCACTTGGTTATGCACCAGCTGACCTGTAACGGTGTGCTTGAAGGTATCCGTATTTGCCGTAAGGGCTTCCCCAACAGGATGGTCTACCCTGACTTCAAGATGCG TTACATGATTCTGGCCCCAGCCATCATGGCGGCCGAAAAGGTGGCCAAGAATGCGGCCGGCAAGTGTTTGGAAGCCGTCGGACTGGATCCCGATATGTATCGCATTGGTCACACCAAG GTGTTCTTCCGTGCCGGTGTCCTGGGTCAGATGGAGGAGTTCCGTGATGAGCGTCTGGGCAAGATCATGTCCTGGATGCAGGCCTGGGCTCGTGGTTACCTGTCCCGCAAGGGCTTCAAGAAGCTCCAGGAACAGCGCGTCGCCCTCAAGGTTGTCCAGCGCAATCTGCGCAAGTACCTGCAGCTCCGCACCTGGCCATGGTACAAACTGTGGCAGAAGGTCAAGCCCCTCCTCAACGTCAGCCGTATCGAGGATGAGATTGCC CGTCTGGAGGAGAAGGCCAAGAAGGCTGAGGAACTGCATGCCGCTGAAGTGAAAGTACGCAAGGAGCTGGAGGCCCTCAACGCCAAGCTGTTGGCTGAGAAGACCGCCCTGCTGGACTCTCTGTCCGGTGAGAAGGGCCAGCTGCAGGACTTCCAGGAGCGCAACGCCAAGTTGACCGCCCAGAAGAACGACCTCGAGAACCAGCTGCGC GACATCCAAGAGCGCCTGACTCAGGAGGAAGATGCCCGCAACCAGCTGTTCCAGCAGAAGAAGAAGGCCGACCAGGAGATCTCTGGCCTGAAGAAGGACATCGAGGATCTGGAGCTGAATGTCCAGAAGGCCGAGCAGGACAAGGCCACCAAGGATCACCAGATCCGCAACTTGAACGACGAGATCGCCCACCAGGATGAGCTCATCAACAAGCTGAACAAGGAGAAGAAGATGCAGGGCGAGTCCAACCAGAAGACTGGTGAGGAACTGCAGGCCGCCGAGGACAAGATCAACCACTTGAACAAGGTTAAGGCCAAGCTCGAGCAGACCCTCGACGAGCTCGAGGATTCTCTGGAGCGTGAGAAGAAGGTGCGCGGTGATGTTGAGAAGTCCAAGCGCAAGGTTGAGGGAGACCTCAAGCTCACCCAGGAGGCTGTTGCCGATCTGGAGCGCAACAAGAAGGAATTGGAGCAGACCATCCAGCGCAAGGACAAGGAACTGTGCTCCATCACCGCCAAGCTCGAGGATGAGCAGGTTGTGGTTGGCAAGCACCAGCGCCAGATCAAGGAACTGCAGGCCCGCATCGAGGAGCTCGAGGAGGAGGTTGAGGCTGAGCGCCAGGCCCGCGCCAAGGCTGAGAAGCAGCGCGCCGATCTGGCCCGTGAGCTTGAGGAATTGGGCGAGCGTCTGGAGGAGGCTGGCGGTGCCACCTCTGCCCAGATTGAGCTCAACAAGAAGCGTGAGGCTGAGCTCAGCAAGCTCCGTCGCGATCTTGAGGAGGCCAACATCCAGCACGAGTCCACCCTGGCTAACCTGCGCAAGAAGCACAACGATGCCGTCGCCGAGATGGCCGAGCAGGTTGATCAGCTCAACAAGCTGAAGGCTAA GGCTGAGAAGGAGAAGAACGAGTACTACGGCCAGTTGAACGATCTGCGTGCCGGTGTCGACCACATTACCAACGAGAAG gCTGCCCAGGAGAAGATCGCCAAGCAGCTGCAGCACACCCTCAACGAAGTCCAGTCCAAATTGGATGAGACCAACAGGACTCTGAACGACTTCGATgccagcaagaagaagctgtCCATTGAGAACTCCGATCTGCTCCgccagctggaggaggccgAGTCCCAGGTGTCTCAGCTGTCCAAGATCAAGATCTCCCTGACCACCCAGCTTGAGGATACCAAGCGTCTGGCCGATGAGGAGTCCCGCGAGCGTGCTACCCTTCTGGGCAAGTTCCGCAACTTGGAGCACGACCTGGACAACCTGCGCGAACAGGTTGAGGAGGAGGCTGAGGGCAAGGCCGATCTGCAGCGCCAGCTGAGCAAGGCCAACGCTGAGGCCCAGGTCTGGCGTAGCAAGTACGAGTCCGATGGTGTTGCCCGCTCtgaggagctggaggaggccaAGAGGAAGCTGCAGGCCCGTCTCGCCGAGGCTGAGGAGACCATTGAGTCCCTTAACCAGAAGTGCATTGGCCTGGAGAAGACCAAGCAGCGCCTGTCCACCGAAGTGGAGGATCTCCAGCTGGAGGTCGACCGTGCCAACGCCATTGCCAACGCTGCCGAGAAGAAGCAGAAGGCCTTCGACAAGATCATCGGCGAATGGAAACTGAAGGTTGATGATCTGGCCGCTGAGCTTGATGCCTCCCAGAAGGAGTGCCGCAACTACTCCACCGAACTGTTCCGTCTGAAGGGTGCCTACGAGGAGGGCCAGGAGCAGCTGGAGGCTGTGCGTCGTGAGAACAAGAACTTGGCTGATGAGGTCAAGGATCTGCTCGACCAGATCGGTGAGGGTGGCCGCAACATCCATGAGATCGAGAAGGCCCGCAAGCGCCTGGAGGCTGAGAAGGACGAGCTCCAAGCCGCCCTTGAGGAGGCTGAGGCTGCTCTTGAGCAGGAGGAGAACAAGGTGCTGCGCGCCCAGCTGGAGCTGTCCCAGGTCCGCCAGGAAATCGATCGCCGCATccaggagaaggaggaggagttcGAGAACACCCGCAAGAACCACCAGCGCGCCCTCGACTCCATGCAGGCTTCCCTTGAGGCTGAGGCCAAGGGCAAGGCTGAGGCCCTGCGCATGAAGAAGAAGCTGGAGGCTGACATCAACGAGCTGGAGATTGCTCTGGATCATGCCAACAAG GCTAACGCCGAGGCCCAGAAGAACATCAAGCGTTACCAGCAACAGCTTAAGGACATCCAGACCGCTCTCGAGGAGGAGCAGCGCGCCCGCGACGATGCCCGCGAACAGCTGGGTATCTCCGAGCGTCGTGCCAACGCTCTCCAGAACGAACTGGAGGAGTCGCGCACTCTGCTGGAGCAGGCCGACCGTGGCCGTCGCCAGGCCGAACAGGAGCTGGCCGATGCCCACGAGCAGTTGAACGAGGTTTCCGCCCAGAACGCCTCCATCTCCGCTGCCAAGAGGAAGCTGGAGTCTGAGCTGCAGACCCTGCACTCCGACCTGGACGAACTCTTGAACGAGGCCAAGAACTCCGAGGAGAAGGCCAAGAAGGCTATGGTTGATGCCGCCCGCCTGGCTGATGAGCTCCGCGCTGAGCAGGATCATGCCCAGACCCAGGAGAAATTGAGGAAGGCTTTGGAGCAGCAGATCAAGGAGCTCCAGGTCCGTCTCGATGAAGCCGAGGCCAACGCCCTTAAGGGTGGCAAGAAGGCTATCCAGAAGTTGGAGCAGCGCGTCCGCGAGCTCGAGAACGAGCTGGATGGTGAGCAGAGGCGACATGCCGATGCCCAGAAGAACTTGCGCAAGTCTGAGCGCCGCATCAAGGAGCTGAGCTTCCAGTCTGAGGAGGACCGCAAGAACCACGAACGCATGCAGGATCTGGTCGATAAGCTGCAACAGAAGATCAAGACATACAAGAGGCAGATCGAGGAGGCTGAGGAAATCGCCGCCCTCAACTTGGCCAAATTCCGCAAGGCTCagcaggagctggaggaggccgAGGAGCGTGCCGATCTGGCCGAGCAGGCCATCAGCAAATTCCGCGCCAAGGGACGTGCCGGTTCTGTCGGTCGTGGTGCCAGCCCAGCG CCCCGTGCGACGTCCGTCAGGCCACAATTCGACGGATTGGCCTTCCCACCAAGATTCGACCTTGCTCCTGAAAACGAATTCTAA